In a genomic window of [Empedobacter] haloabium:
- a CDS encoding phytanoyl-CoA dioxygenase family protein, with product MLSAAQKEQYQRDGYVVVPDFKSPQEIAALRARAAQIVDEFDPRVAQGIFTTKDQEKKADEYFLRSDNTIRCFFEEEAFGPDGQLKQAKSLSINKIGHAMHDLDPVFRAFSADPRLAAVARDLGLANAQVWQSMYIFKQPGIGGEVRWHQDATYFETDPISVTTFWFALEDATLDNGCLWAEPGGHRTPLRERFVRNGDDIKVEKLDSTPWPDDSTAVPLECKAGALVCFHGLLPHYSAPNRSPVSRHAYTLHATDASTVYSPRNWIQRDASFPVRGFI from the coding sequence ATGCTGAGCGCAGCCCAGAAAGAGCAGTACCAACGCGACGGATACGTCGTCGTCCCCGACTTCAAGTCGCCCCAGGAGATCGCCGCGCTGCGCGCGCGCGCCGCCCAGATCGTCGACGAGTTCGACCCACGAGTCGCGCAAGGCATCTTCACCACCAAGGACCAGGAAAAGAAGGCGGACGAGTACTTCCTCCGCTCGGACAACACGATCCGCTGCTTCTTCGAGGAAGAAGCGTTTGGTCCGGACGGCCAGCTGAAGCAGGCCAAGTCGCTGTCGATCAACAAGATCGGCCACGCGATGCACGACCTCGATCCGGTGTTCCGCGCCTTCTCCGCTGACCCGCGCCTGGCCGCCGTCGCGCGCGACCTGGGACTGGCGAACGCGCAGGTCTGGCAGTCGATGTACATCTTCAAGCAACCCGGCATCGGCGGCGAAGTACGCTGGCACCAGGACGCGACGTACTTCGAGACGGACCCGATCAGCGTGACGACGTTCTGGTTCGCGCTGGAGGACGCCACCCTGGACAACGGCTGCCTGTGGGCCGAGCCGGGCGGCCACCGCACGCCGCTGCGCGAGCGCTTCGTGCGCAATGGCGACGACATCAAGGTGGAAAAGCTGGACAGCACGCCATGGCCGGACGACAGCACCGCCGTGCCGCTGGAATGCAAGGCCGGCGCCCTGGTCTGCTTCCATGGCCTCTTGCCGCACTACAGCGCGCCGAACCGCTCGCCGGTGTCGCGCCATGCGTACACGCTGCACGCGACGGACGCCAGCACCGTCTACTCGCCGCGCAACTGGATCCAGCGCGACGCTTCGTTCCCGGTGCGAGGCTTCATCTAA
- a CDS encoding LysR family transcriptional regulator, producing the protein MDQLKAMEIFVEVARLKSFSAAGRRLGLSRALVSKHILQLEETLGVRLLHRSTREVSLTDAGQAYLEPCNAAVAQAQEATRIATQSGAGLAGPLRIQAPSSFGSTWLADALARFCLPHPQLQPLLHVDDALLDPIEHGFDLTIRVGGIPDSRALAIRPLAPCRGILCAAPAYLERFGMPEAPEALRAHRCLHFSHLTDGTAWRFARAGEQRVVRVDAAFTSNNGIVLQQAALQGMGIVYSTTFLAMRHLLDGSLVPVLAAWELPLNYLSALYPASRQPSPKVRQLIDFLVAEYQPVPPWDAALATVQAPSA; encoded by the coding sequence ATGGATCAACTGAAAGCCATGGAAATCTTCGTCGAGGTGGCGCGCCTGAAAAGCTTCAGCGCGGCAGGGCGCCGGCTCGGGCTGTCGCGCGCGCTGGTCAGCAAGCATATCCTGCAGCTGGAGGAAACGCTGGGCGTCCGGCTGCTGCACCGCTCCACCCGCGAGGTCAGCCTGACGGACGCCGGCCAGGCTTACCTGGAACCGTGCAACGCGGCGGTGGCGCAGGCACAGGAAGCGACGCGCATCGCCACCCAATCCGGCGCCGGGCTGGCCGGGCCGCTGCGCATCCAGGCGCCGTCCAGCTTCGGCAGCACCTGGCTGGCCGACGCATTGGCCCGCTTCTGCCTGCCGCACCCGCAACTGCAACCGCTGCTGCACGTGGACGACGCGCTGCTCGATCCGATCGAACATGGCTTCGACCTGACCATCCGCGTGGGCGGCATTCCGGACAGCCGCGCGCTGGCGATCCGTCCGCTGGCGCCGTGCCGCGGCATCCTGTGCGCGGCGCCGGCCTACCTGGAGCGCTTCGGCATGCCGGAAGCGCCGGAAGCGCTGCGCGCGCACCGCTGCCTGCACTTCTCGCACCTGACCGACGGCACCGCGTGGCGCTTCGCCCGTGCCGGCGAGCAGCGCGTGGTGCGCGTCGATGCGGCGTTCACGTCGAATAACGGGATAGTGCTGCAGCAGGCGGCCCTGCAGGGAATGGGGATCGTCTACAGCACCACCTTCCTGGCCATGCGCCACCTGCTCGATGGCAGCCTGGTGCCGGTGCTGGCGGCCTGGGAGCTGCCGCTCAACTATCTGTCGGCGCTGTATCCGGCCAGCCGGCAGCCGTCGCCCAAGGTGCGCCAGCTGATCGATTTCCTGGTGGCCGAATATCAGCCGGTGCCGCCCTGGGACGCGGCACTGGCGACCGTCCAGGCGCCGTCGGCGTAG
- a CDS encoding CHASE domain-containing protein, protein MRAHGYLAFTVGICLTTWACLFALDAQDARIADRFARDADKVAQDTEARLKTYFDTLLSIRALMVVDERIGRAEFHDYVRELRLQQRYPGFQAIQLVRRVPEAELARHVAAVRADTSLEPGGYPHYKPHPATRRDEHYLIEYTEPMRGNENAFGLDLVAFPAHLQALEMGRDSGELVATERITLVQDTSGEPGFIARLPLYRRGAPLATVEQRRAALTAFVAIVFRVSDLMREVIDARLLRDMHVQINDAGYLSDGGGTAPSIENLMFDSAGRLSADRPRPAIVPGLSTHTTLNVGQRHWLVQFKGYPGGRYGREYETILLIGGCGFLISSLFAALVVTLQRRREMASRLRATLEELRALQDSAVVGIGLFSDGRIVRCNRGLEDMLGYPHGALVDRPVTTLVPSGPGDPFQCGAGGQRAYAELELRRRDGASLWCMVNGRMLDPREPGKGSVWVLADISDRRKTEAALVESRHGLEHSLRELAQQKAHAEQAHREMSGMVQTLQQAQASLITSEKMAALGALVAGIAHELNTPIGNSLLTATALADMVTEFERHLASGGVRRSVLDAHLADAKKACNIIAASLGKAADLITSFKQVAVDQTSDQRRRFALAGVLHDTLATYAAQLRRANCRVHVDVPATLEFDSYPGSVSQVLSNLINNAILHAFEGREHGVITITATALDDDTAELRFADNGVGMSSRTLNQVYDPFFTTKMGQGGSGLGMNIVYNIVTGVLKGTIRVESTPGQGTTVIMTLPLRVPQPVKPGTDPCFEEIS, encoded by the coding sequence ATGCGCGCACACGGTTATCTGGCCTTTACTGTCGGAATCTGCCTGACGACCTGGGCCTGCCTGTTCGCCCTCGATGCCCAGGATGCCCGCATCGCCGACCGCTTCGCGCGCGACGCGGACAAGGTGGCGCAGGACACGGAAGCGCGCCTGAAGACCTATTTCGACACGCTGCTCAGCATCCGCGCGCTGATGGTCGTGGACGAGCGTATCGGCCGCGCCGAATTCCATGACTATGTGCGCGAGCTGCGGCTGCAGCAGCGCTACCCCGGCTTCCAGGCCATCCAGCTGGTGCGCCGCGTGCCGGAAGCCGAGCTGGCCCGCCACGTGGCCGCCGTGCGCGCCGACACCAGCCTGGAGCCGGGCGGCTATCCGCACTACAAGCCCCATCCGGCCACCCGCCGCGACGAGCACTACCTGATCGAATACACGGAGCCCATGCGCGGCAACGAGAACGCGTTCGGGCTCGACCTCGTTGCGTTCCCTGCCCACCTGCAGGCGCTGGAGATGGGCCGGGACTCGGGCGAGCTGGTGGCCACCGAGCGCATCACGCTGGTGCAGGACACCAGCGGCGAGCCGGGCTTCATCGCGCGCCTGCCGCTGTACCGGCGTGGCGCGCCCCTGGCGACCGTCGAGCAGCGCCGCGCCGCGCTGACGGCGTTCGTCGCCATCGTGTTCCGCGTCTCCGACCTGATGCGCGAGGTGATCGACGCGCGCCTGCTGCGCGACATGCACGTCCAGATCAACGACGCCGGCTACCTCAGCGACGGCGGCGGCACCGCCCCGAGCATCGAGAACCTGATGTTCGACAGCGCGGGCCGCCTCAGCGCGGACCGGCCCAGGCCGGCCATCGTGCCGGGCCTGTCGACGCACACGACCTTGAACGTCGGCCAGCGCCACTGGCTGGTGCAGTTCAAGGGCTATCCGGGCGGGCGCTACGGCCGCGAGTACGAGACCATCCTGCTGATCGGTGGCTGCGGCTTCCTGATCAGCAGCCTGTTCGCGGCGCTGGTCGTCACGCTGCAGCGCCGGCGCGAGATGGCAAGCCGCCTGCGCGCCACGCTGGAAGAGCTGCGGGCGCTGCAGGACAGCGCTGTCGTCGGCATCGGCCTGTTCTCGGACGGGCGCATCGTCCGTTGCAACCGCGGGCTGGAGGACATGCTGGGCTATCCGCACGGCGCCCTGGTCGACCGGCCCGTGACGACACTGGTGCCCAGCGGTCCGGGCGATCCGTTCCAGTGCGGCGCCGGCGGCCAGCGCGCGTATGCGGAGCTGGAGCTGAGGCGGCGTGATGGCGCCAGCCTGTGGTGCATGGTCAACGGCCGCATGCTCGACCCGCGTGAACCGGGCAAGGGCAGCGTCTGGGTGCTGGCCGACATCAGCGATCGCCGCAAGACGGAGGCGGCGCTGGTCGAGAGCCGTCATGGCCTGGAGCACAGCCTGCGCGAGCTGGCGCAGCAGAAGGCGCACGCGGAGCAGGCGCACCGCGAGATGTCGGGCATGGTGCAGACCTTGCAGCAGGCCCAGGCCAGCCTGATCACGTCGGAAAAGATGGCGGCGCTGGGCGCCCTGGTGGCCGGCATCGCGCACGAGCTGAATACGCCGATCGGCAACAGCCTGCTGACGGCCACGGCGCTGGCGGACATGGTGACGGAATTCGAGCGCCACCTGGCCAGCGGCGGCGTGCGCCGCTCGGTGCTGGACGCGCACCTGGCGGACGCGAAAAAGGCCTGTAACATCATTGCCGCCTCGCTGGGCAAGGCGGCCGACCTGATCACGTCGTTCAAGCAGGTGGCGGTGGACCAGACCTCGGACCAGCGCCGCCGCTTCGCGCTGGCCGGCGTGCTGCACGACACGCTGGCCACCTACGCGGCCCAGCTGCGTCGCGCCAACTGCCGGGTGCACGTGGACGTGCCGGCCACGCTGGAATTCGATTCCTATCCGGGCAGCGTCAGCCAGGTGCTCAGCAACCTGATCAACAACGCCATTCTGCACGCGTTCGAAGGGCGCGAGCATGGCGTCATCACGATCACGGCCACGGCGCTGGACGACGACACGGCCGAACTGCGCTTTGCCGACAACGGCGTCGGCATGAGCAGCCGCACGCTGAACCAGGTCTACGACCCGTTCTTCACGACCAAGATGGGACAGGGCGGCTCGGGGCTGGGCATGAACATCGTCTACAACATCGTCACAGGCGTGCTGAAGGGCACGATCCGCGTCGAGTCCACGCCGGGGCAGGGCACGACGGTCATCATGACCCTGCCGCTGCGCGTGCCGCAACCCGTGAAACCCGGGACAGACCCCTGTTTTGAAGAAATTTCCTGA
- a CDS encoding acetoacetate decarboxylase (ADC) codes for MKRRNLAAVTGALLQAVALPSLAAAPPALDRSLTVIDVAGHAVPVVQGGLYDRFRSNPPLVVIEQEAPDVDLSWLRTLRKEKVDIGFDTYSPNFYYRNSSLTAVFTANLARLRELIPPALAQTVQPVQVWPGRGLVAITGYRYRLCDNDSYNEVSISIVTNEPGSTSLGPLTLIGQSLSKGFWGYVLKLPVNTELARVRGVVGYNLPKWLTGIDFREDGPQVGFAVMDSATGQVDFALEADKLDELSTEAELVTNNFTNVDRTGQPTYAYAVSRLVRHGSSTNGKAVRLTAGNGALGTFVATLKLGKMIRYQYVPEFQSALYAPRPLAARDGSR; via the coding sequence ATGAAACGTCGAAATCTCGCCGCCGTGACCGGCGCGCTGTTGCAGGCCGTCGCCCTGCCCTCCCTGGCGGCCGCGCCGCCGGCGCTGGACCGGTCCCTGACCGTCATCGATGTCGCGGGCCACGCCGTGCCGGTCGTCCAGGGCGGACTGTACGACCGCTTCCGTTCCAACCCGCCGCTGGTCGTCATCGAACAGGAAGCGCCCGATGTCGACTTATCCTGGTTGCGCACGCTGCGCAAGGAAAAGGTGGATATCGGCTTCGACACTTATTCGCCCAATTTCTACTACCGCAACAGCAGCCTGACCGCGGTGTTCACCGCCAACCTGGCGCGGCTGCGCGAGTTGATCCCGCCCGCCCTGGCACAAACCGTGCAACCGGTGCAGGTGTGGCCCGGGCGCGGCCTGGTCGCGATCACGGGCTACCGCTACCGGCTGTGCGATAACGACAGCTACAACGAAGTCTCGATTTCGATCGTCACCAACGAACCGGGCAGCACCAGCCTGGGACCGCTGACGTTGATCGGCCAGTCGCTGTCGAAGGGATTCTGGGGATATGTGCTGAAGCTGCCCGTCAATACGGAACTGGCCCGGGTGCGCGGGGTGGTCGGTTACAACCTGCCGAAGTGGCTGACCGGGATCGACTTCCGCGAAGACGGGCCGCAGGTCGGGTTCGCAGTCATGGACAGTGCCACTGGCCAGGTCGACTTTGCGCTCGAGGCGGACAAGCTCGACGAGCTTTCCACGGAGGCGGAACTGGTCACCAACAACTTCACGAACGTGGACCGGACGGGCCAGCCGACCTACGCCTATGCGGTATCGCGCCTGGTGCGGCACGGTTCAAGTACGAATGGCAAGGCGGTCAGGCTGACGGCAGGGAACGGCGCGCTGGGCACCTTCGTCGCCACGCTGAAGCTCGGGAAGATGATCAGGTATCAATACGTTCCGGAGTTCCAGAGCGCGCTGTATGCACCGCGCCCGTTGGCCGCGCGCGACGGTTCGCGCTGA
- a CDS encoding MarR family transcriptional regulator, producing MDTKAFPDALTAVPQLDQQLCFALYSTSLAMNKLYRKLLRQLDLTYSQYLVMMVLWERDEQTVSDLGERLFLDSATLTPLLKRMEQAELVTRTRSASDERQVIIALTERGSALREKARAIPPCVFNASQCSLDQIVQLKGQLDTLRDQLMKSDV from the coding sequence ATGGATACGAAAGCCTTCCCCGATGCCCTGACCGCCGTCCCGCAGCTGGACCAGCAGCTGTGCTTTGCCTTGTACTCGACTTCGCTGGCGATGAACAAGCTGTACCGCAAGCTGCTGCGCCAGCTCGACCTGACCTACTCGCAGTATCTGGTGATGATGGTGCTGTGGGAGCGCGACGAGCAGACCGTCTCCGACCTGGGCGAGCGCCTGTTCCTCGATTCGGCCACGCTGACCCCGCTGCTCAAGCGCATGGAGCAGGCCGAGCTGGTCACGCGCACGCGCAGTGCCAGCGACGAGCGCCAGGTCATCATCGCGCTGACGGAACGGGGCAGCGCCTTGCGTGAAAAAGCCCGCGCCATCCCACCCTGCGTGTTCAATGCCAGCCAGTGCAGCCTGGATCAGATCGTGCAGCTGAAAGGCCAGCTCGACACGTTGCGCGACCAGCTGATGAAAAGCGACGTGTGA